The sequence CTCAGTGCGAAGACTCTTCACAGGATTTATATTCGCCGTCTTTATTGCCCGCCATCCTACCGTCACCACTGTGATCAGCATCGAAAACAAAATTGCCGCAACAAAAACAGTAATCCCCGGCTCCGTCCTGTACACAAAAGAATCCAGCCAGCGGTGCATCACCCACCAGCCTACCGGCGCAGCGACTACAAAACCAGCTATCAACAACAGGAAAAATTCTTTTCCAAACAACCACAATATATTTCCCAGCCCGGCACCCAATGTCTTCCGGATCCCCACTTCCTTCGTACGCTGTGCTGCCATAAAAGAAATCAACCCATACAAACCAATACAACCAATCACCACCGAGATCAATGTAAATATGCGAACCAGCTCATAAATAATCAGGTCCTTCTGGTACAATTTCGCCATGTCATCATCCAGGAAACCGGACTGAAAAATATAAGCAGGATATACCGCCTTCCAGGCATTTTCCACTGCTGCCATCATTTGCGGTGCCCTTGCCATATTAATACTCACTGCACAATTCTGATAGGTGTATATGAGGGTGGTGATCACTAAGGGCTCTATCGATTCGTGAAATGAGCGGTAATGAAAATCTTTCACTACACCTACTACTGTACCCTTTGCCCCATTCACAGTTGCTGGATACCCGATTATTTCACGGGGTGAGCTAAATCCCAGTTTCTTTACGGCCGTTTCATTCACCACAAACTCACTCATCGTATCTGAAGCCGTCACATTTCTTCCAGCGATCAACTGCAATCCGAAAAAAGGAATATAATTCGCATCCGCCGTCTTATAAGCGACAGAAACATTCCGGTTGTTACAAACAATTCCCGTAGAGGGAGAGTAATCTGCTGCCGGGGCTGACCGGCAAAATGTAAATCCACTAATATCACCCAGCTTACCTGACAATGCATGTACCTTTGCCGCATCATTGTCCGGTACCGGCAGCATCACGATGGCCGATCTGCGAAATCCCGGATCTGCTTCCTGTGTATACCTCATTTGATTGGCGATGATAATGGTACAAATGATCAGCAATTGTGAAATAGCAAATTGTACAATCACTAATCCCCTTCTGAAAGAAAATCCACTGGCCGCCTTTTTTTGCTGTAATGCCACTACCGGCCGCAACCCTGAAATAATCAGTCCCGGGTACATGCCGGATATTAATACGATGCTTATAAAAAGCACGATTAAAAAACTCCAGCCACGCACATTCCACCAGCTTATCGTCGTGTGCAACAGGTTGTTTAAAAAAGGTAATCCCAGCCATGCCAGCAACACACCCACTGCCATAGCTGCTATTGTCAATATCGCCGTTTCAGTAATGAACTGCATAAACAGCTGCCAACGGAAACTTCCCAATGCTTTTCTTACACCAATCTCTTTGGAACGGCTCCAGGCCTGCGCTACAGACAGATTTATAAAATTGATACAGGTAGTAATGATCAATAAAAGCCCTATACAGGATATCATCCATAAGGTACTTTCCCGAATCACCCCATCCAGTGCAGTATTAAAGTGAATGTCTCCCAAAGGTTGAGTGACAAAGGCAAATAAACTTTCTTCATTTCCATATGCTTT is a genomic window of Chitinophaga sp. LS1 containing:
- a CDS encoding ABC transporter permease, with translation MTMSNYLHTAIRSLQHRKAYAFINITGLAIGIACIILIYATVAYHLRTDNFHLHKEQIYRIISKFHMDEQASVNTGVPGPLPDRFKNDYGIAEQVTHLDMLSNKRIAVTRGQNFLEDIAFTDPAYFEIFNFPLLSGNTHGVVITERIAHKYFGQQDPVGQSLLLDDTMRFQISGVLKDLPANTDLRQEIFFPFDKLKGYQQWMVEDWWMSVNKSVQCFIRLKPGITQAVADQALKDLANKAYGNEESLFAFVTQPLGDIHFNTALDGVIRESTLWMISCIGLLLIITTCINFINLSVAQAWSRSKEIGVRKALGSFRWQLFMQFITETAILTIAAMAVGVLLAWLGLPFLNNLLHTTISWWNVRGWSFLIVLFISIVLISGMYPGLIISGLRPVVALQQKKAASGFSFRRGLVIVQFAISQLLIICTIIIANQMRYTQEADPGFRRSAIVMLPVPDNDAAKVHALSGKLGDISGFTFCRSAPAADYSPSTGIVCNNRNVSVAYKTADANYIPFFGLQLIAGRNVTASDTMSEFVVNETAVKKLGFSSPREIIGYPATVNGAKGTVVGVVKDFHYRSFHESIEPLVITTLIYTYQNCAVSINMARAPQMMAAVENAWKAVYPAYIFQSGFLDDDMAKLYQKDLIIYELVRIFTLISVVIGCIGLYGLISFMAAQRTKEVGIRKTLGAGLGNILWLFGKEFFLLLIAGFVVAAPVGWWVMHRWLDSFVYRTEPGITVFVAAILFSMLITVVTVGWRAIKTANINPVKSLRTE